A window of bacterium genomic DNA:
CGTTTCCTGCACCGTTCGAGGACTGTGTGCACGCGATTCGCTGGGCGGCCGAGGTCGCACACCAGTACGGAGGCGATGCTTCGCGGCTTGCCGTGGGAGGGGATTCCGCGGGCGGCAATCTCTCGGCCGCGGCGGCGGTCGCACTTCGCGACCAGCCCGATGCGCCCAGGATATCTGCGGCCCTGTTGATCTACGGCGTCTTCGATTTTGCCAGGATCGGTGAGGTTCCAGAGGGTATGGGATTTCCCGAGGGCCCGATGGCCGATCTCGGGCCGAAGATGACCCAACTCATGGTGGGTTCGTATCTCGGGGCGGATCCGGGACCGAGTGTCCTCGAGGATCCGCGAGTGAGCCCGGTCTGGCAGGCCGAGAAACTCCCGCCGTCTCACGTGTTAGTCGGTGGCGCTGATCCGCTGGTCGCGCAAGCCGAAGAACTCGTGGCGAGACTCCGGAAAGCCGGCATCGAGCACGAGCATGTCGTCGTAGATGCCATGCCTCACGGTTACGTACAGATGGAGTTCTTTCCCCAGGCGCGGGAGAGCATCGCTCAAATGGTGGCCTTCCTGCGCAAGCACGTGGGCTGAGGCGCGCCGCTCGGGCTGCGTCAGGAGACGACGAGAATGCAGGATTTCGAAGGCAAGGTCGCGATCGTAACGGGCGGCGCCAGTGGTATCGGTCGCGCGATGGCCGTCCGATTCGCCCAGCAGGGCATGAAACTCGTTCTGGTCGACATTGACGCGGACCCGCTCGAAGAAGCTGCGGAGGCGATCCGAGCCCAAGGGGTCGAGGTGCTGGCCCAGCGAGTCGACGTTGGCGACGCGGCGGCGATGGACGGGCTCGGCGAAGCGGTGTTCGAGCGTTTTGGAGCGGCTCACGTCGTATGCAATAACGCCGGAGTCGCTTCGGGTGGGCCGATGTGGGAACTCTCGACCGCGGACTGGGAGTTCACGCTGCGGCCAAATCTCTGGGGGGTCATCCACGGTGTACGGGTCTTCGGCAAGCACCTCGTCGCGCAGAATGATGGACACTTCGTCAATACCGCATCGATGGCTGGGCTCGTATCTGCACCCGGGTGCGGTCCGTACAACGTTTCGAAGCACGGCGTCGTGACCTTGTCTGAAACCCTGGCCGGTGATCTTCAGGCCCTCGGCTCCAAAGTAGGTGTGTCGGTGTTATGTCCGGGCTTCGTGAGTACGCGTCTCTGGGATGCAGAGCGCAACCGCCCGGACGCCGCACCCAGGACGGAAGAGCAGGAACAGGGGCAAGCGTTGATGCGGGCCGTCATCGAGGCCGGGCTGCCGGCGGAGCAGGTGGCTCAACTCGTGTTCGAGGCAATCTGCGATGAGCGCTTCTACATCTTCACGCACGAGGGCACGAAGGCGGCAGTCGAATCGCGCATGCAGAGTATTCTGGACGGACAGCACGCGGCGATTCCCGCAGAGGGCGCCGCCGTATTCATGAAATAGAGTGCTCCGCGCCTGCTTAGATCCAGCCCAGTACGGCTCCGAAAACGATCAGACAGACCGCGTCGAGTGCGAAGATCGCCCCGACGGTGATGGCCTTCTGGCGAACGCTCTCCATGTCGTGCACCCAGAAGGCGACCAGGTAGAAGTGGAGATAGCCGAATAGGAAGATCGGGATGGGGCTGCGCGTGCTCCAGCCCGCCCAGTCCCAGGTCAGGGCGTCGACCGCGTTCAGGAAGATCTCCACGATCACACATAACGCCGCGTTGACTCCGGCCAGGAACCAGCGGTTGGGGATGCCCAGGATTCGCAGCGACTTGTCCGCAGGCAGTAGCTTCGCGCCGTAGATGCCCATGAACGCGAACATCAAACAGATTTCGATGTTGAGCCCGATCAAGATCACATAGGCGCTGTCGCCGGGCGTGGCCCACATCGGTGCGTACTGCGTGAAGTGGAACACGAGGCCGTTCCAGATCTCGTTGAACCAGTCCATGCCCCAGAATGCAAGGCCCGCAAACAACACATTCCAGTTGCGGCGTTCGACTTCTACCGCGTAGATGTAGAACACGATCACGAGGATCGGGATGATGTACCACTCGAAGTGGCTTCCGTCGCGCAGCCTGT
This region includes:
- a CDS encoding alpha/beta hydrolase → MSDAPPAAPGGDILNQLFSAKPPETPLEMREMLASFAGMINVDLPEVGAFHEGVLVREIDGERVTADIVVPTGKGPHPVLVYLHGGGWICGSPLTHRKLAYRFAEAGYLVINVDYRLAPEAPFPAPFEDCVHAIRWAAEVAHQYGGDASRLAVGGDSAGGNLSAAAAVALRDQPDAPRISAALLIYGVFDFARIGEVPEGMGFPEGPMADLGPKMTQLMVGSYLGADPGPSVLEDPRVSPVWQAEKLPPSHVLVGGADPLVAQAEELVARLRKAGIEHEHVVVDAMPHGYVQMEFFPQARESIAQMVAFLRKHVG
- a CDS encoding SDR family NAD(P)-dependent oxidoreductase, with translation MQDFEGKVAIVTGGASGIGRAMAVRFAQQGMKLVLVDIDADPLEEAAEAIRAQGVEVLAQRVDVGDAAAMDGLGEAVFERFGAAHVVCNNAGVASGGPMWELSTADWEFTLRPNLWGVIHGVRVFGKHLVAQNDGHFVNTASMAGLVSAPGCGPYNVSKHGVVTLSETLAGDLQALGSKVGVSVLCPGFVSTRLWDAERNRPDAAPRTEEQEQGQALMRAVIEAGLPAEQVAQLVFEAICDERFYIFTHEGTKAAVESRMQSILDGQHAAIPAEGAAVFMK